One window of Atribacter laminatus genomic DNA carries:
- a CDS encoding alpha/beta hydrolase: MNADSKSHRIIRQSKNYLLTKFYINPQIPALMIKPTTPPPYPAIFFLHYYRGSKENIQFLANELGKSGFMALAIDMEYHGDRTQAGKDILSPDIENDKKAFFRTINNSLIALRFIENHPDFDRHSLFFWGVSLGAIIGSIVCGQYKNFKGIALVVGGGNLEILARESLLDSMVNIRYSLLKKKISPFDLARQWKDIDPLHWISHLDQVPVYFFNASQDVIVPPECTWALFDAASSPKKIFWFPTGHGLLFERYFGVPRKIIGQFSQITYHK; the protein is encoded by the coding sequence ATGAATGCTGATTCAAAATCCCATCGAATAATTCGTCAAAGTAAAAACTATCTCTTAACCAAGTTCTATATTAACCCACAAATACCCGCACTGATGATTAAACCAACCACACCCCCTCCCTACCCGGCCATTTTTTTCCTTCATTATTATCGTGGCAGCAAAGAAAACATCCAATTCCTTGCCAATGAGCTTGGAAAGTCGGGCTTTATGGCGTTAGCCATAGACATGGAATATCATGGTGATCGAACTCAAGCTGGAAAAGACATTCTTTCTCCTGACATTGAAAATGATAAAAAAGCTTTTTTTAGAACTATTAACAATTCTTTAATCGCTCTTCGGTTTATTGAAAATCATCCTGATTTTGATCGTCATTCTCTTTTTTTTTGGGGGGTAAGCTTGGGCGCGATAATTGGTAGTATTGTTTGTGGCCAATATAAAAATTTTAAAGGAATTGCCCTGGTGGTAGGAGGTGGAAATTTAGAAATTCTTGCTCGAGAAAGCCTGCTTGATTCCATGGTCAATATCCGCTATAGCCTTCTTAAGAAAAAAATCTCACCTTTTGACCTTGCTCGGCAATGGAAGGATATCGATCCATTGCATTGGATATCTCATTTGGATCAGGTTCCTGTCTATTTTTTTAATGCCAGCCAAGATGTCATTGTTCCTCCCGAATGTACTTGGGCACTTTTTGATGCTGCTTCTTCACCAAAAAAAATATTTTGGTTTCCAACTGGTCATGGTTTGTTATTTGAGCGCTATTTTGGAGTTCCAAGAAAAATTATTGGTCAATTCTCTCAAATCACTTATCATAAATAA
- a CDS encoding substrate-binding domain-containing protein, which produces MKRNRSKLVLYISIITILVLSLFLSAGISNAQDKKLTFYYVDHGTPGNPFWAVYYKGIEDAIQWLAQFGVEVKHLSAEADVKKQIDMLKMAVAAKPDGLVTSIIDPKTFDPILRPAIEAGMALMAANVEDPRPPEERIPYLAYYGEDTWKSGVELGAALIKYIKETNGFQPKHVLLCNPMAGHYVWEARLQMLGETLEKEYGTKQDKVVVGEDPTKAMEIIRAFLVKNPDVDVICAPTHFTHANVGLVKELGREAGKDIYLCCFDMMPETLQDIKDGKVVCTHDQQQYLQGFLPLIDLYLYKAKYNVHPYGIVSTGPIIIDRYNVDTVIEGAKAGYR; this is translated from the coding sequence ATGAAAAGAAATAGATCAAAGTTGGTCTTGTATATTAGTATTATTACAATTCTTGTCCTCAGTCTTTTCCTCTCTGCTGGCATCTCCAATGCACAAGATAAAAAACTAACTTTCTATTATGTTGACCACGGAACACCTGGTAATCCTTTCTGGGCAGTTTATTACAAGGGGATCGAAGATGCTATTCAGTGGTTAGCTCAATTTGGTGTAGAAGTGAAGCATCTTTCTGCTGAAGCTGATGTAAAAAAACAGATTGATATGCTAAAAATGGCTGTAGCAGCAAAACCTGATGGGTTGGTTACCTCAATAATTGATCCGAAAACTTTCGATCCCATTCTTCGGCCAGCTATTGAAGCAGGTATGGCGTTAATGGCAGCTAATGTAGAGGATCCTCGTCCTCCCGAGGAAAGAATTCCCTATTTAGCCTATTATGGAGAAGACACTTGGAAATCTGGTGTTGAGTTAGGAGCAGCTTTAATTAAATACATCAAAGAAACCAATGGTTTCCAACCAAAACATGTGCTTCTGTGTAATCCCATGGCAGGCCATTACGTTTGGGAAGCACGACTCCAAATGTTGGGAGAAACCTTGGAAAAAGAATATGGAACCAAGCAAGATAAAGTGGTTGTTGGTGAAGATCCAACCAAAGCCATGGAAATTATTCGAGCCTTTTTGGTAAAGAATCCTGATGTTGATGTTATTTGTGCCCCAACCCACTTTACCCATGCTAATGTAGGTTTGGTAAAAGAATTAGGCAGAGAAGCAGGCAAAGATATTTATCTTTGTTGTTTTGATATGATGCCGGAAACGCTTCAGGATATCAAAGATGGAAAAGTTGTTTGTACTCATGACCAGCAACAATATTTACAAGGCTTTCTCCCGCTGATCGATCTCTATCTCTATAAAGCAAAATACAATGTTCATCCTTACGGAATTGTATCAACCGGACCAATTATTATTGATCGATACAACGTAGATACAGTAATAGAGGGAGCAAAAGCTGGATATCGGTAG
- a CDS encoding ATP-binding cassette domain-containing protein, with product MNTETASIANETSPLLKIKGLTKRFGGVIALNKVDFDVNYNEVVGLLGDNGAGKSTLVKTIMGVFPPDQGEMFFMGKKISFRSPEEARAAGIEIVYQGMNLIETMNIWRNFFVGKEEVKKDSFFKFLDVQIMKQRTSENLEKVRVSMRSPDEYVNILSGGQKQSIAIGRALYFGAKLLILDEPTTALSVRETEKVLDFIKSLKKEGVSVIFITHNIYHVFDVADRFEILDHGVKIGSLSRHEAAAGTCSPEIIMEIIRKGRKDA from the coding sequence ATGAACACTGAGACTGCATCGATTGCAAATGAAACCTCCCCACTTCTCAAAATTAAAGGATTAACCAAACGTTTTGGAGGAGTCATTGCCCTCAATAAAGTAGATTTTGATGTCAATTACAATGAAGTTGTTGGACTTCTTGGTGATAATGGAGCAGGAAAATCTACTTTGGTAAAAACTATAATGGGAGTTTTCCCACCCGATCAAGGTGAAATGTTTTTCATGGGGAAAAAAATTTCTTTCCGTTCACCAGAAGAAGCAAGAGCGGCTGGCATTGAGATAGTTTATCAAGGAATGAACCTCATTGAAACCATGAACATCTGGAGAAATTTTTTTGTTGGTAAAGAAGAAGTAAAAAAAGATAGTTTTTTTAAATTTCTTGATGTTCAGATCATGAAACAACGAACCAGTGAAAATTTAGAGAAGGTCCGGGTCAGTATGCGTTCCCCCGACGAATATGTCAACATCCTATCGGGAGGTCAGAAACAATCAATTGCCATAGGTCGAGCCCTTTACTTTGGCGCTAAGTTACTCATTCTCGATGAACCAACAACCGCTTTATCAGTTCGAGAAACTGAAAAAGTGCTTGATTTTATTAAATCACTCAAAAAGGAAGGCGTTTCGGTTATATTCATTACCCATAATATTTATCATGTATTTGATGTTGCTGATCGCTTTGAAATTTTAGACCACGGTGTCAAAATTGGTTCTCTTTCTCGTCATGAAGCTGCTGCTGGAACCTGCTCTCCAGAAATTATTATGGAAATTATCAGAAAGGGGAGGAAAGATGCCTGA
- a CDS encoding ABC transporter permease — MPEHNQLKPSNSSKPLLLRSELIVILLLLVFFILFSRISAGFFSSSMLNVIFLTGSELGIIALGVTLLIISGEMDLSVASVFVFSNYIVLISNQFGLPILFSFIFGIIFGIGAGFLNGFFTMKFKIPSFVVTLGFMIFWRAVLAGLTNGEPTYYEGAPTRFFEILGGQIGFIPNQFIWFCILAVIFSIVLNRTKFGNWIMATGGSIQTARALGVNVFRTKMICFMISSALAAFAGASFLVRSSYLDPIVATGMELEAVAAAVIGGTILTGGIGSIIGTSICAFLLKEVQVGIATYGIRVEYYNVLVGILLMIAAVINSALIKKLLKT, encoded by the coding sequence ATGCCTGAGCATAATCAGCTTAAACCTTCAAATTCATCAAAACCCCTTCTATTGCGGTCGGAATTAATAGTTATTCTTCTTCTTCTGGTTTTTTTTATTCTTTTTTCTCGGATATCTGCTGGGTTTTTTTCCTCAAGCATGCTCAATGTCATTTTTTTAACTGGTTCTGAATTAGGGATTATTGCCTTAGGTGTAACCTTATTAATTATCTCCGGTGAAATGGATCTTTCAGTTGCATCGGTTTTTGTTTTCAGCAATTACATAGTTTTAATTAGTAATCAATTTGGTTTGCCGATTCTGTTCAGTTTTATTTTTGGAATTATTTTTGGAATTGGTGCTGGATTCTTAAATGGATTTTTCACTATGAAATTTAAAATTCCGTCATTTGTTGTTACCCTGGGATTTATGATTTTTTGGCGGGCAGTATTAGCTGGATTAACCAATGGAGAACCTACTTATTACGAGGGAGCTCCGACTCGATTTTTTGAGATATTGGGTGGGCAAATCGGATTCATACCGAATCAATTTATCTGGTTCTGTATTTTAGCAGTTATATTCAGCATTGTCCTCAATCGAACCAAGTTTGGTAACTGGATTATGGCAACCGGAGGAAGCATTCAAACCGCTCGGGCTTTAGGGGTTAATGTTTTTCGTACTAAAATGATCTGTTTTATGATTTCATCAGCTTTAGCCGCCTTTGCCGGAGCATCGTTTTTGGTTCGTTCTAGTTACCTTGATCCTATTGTGGCTACTGGGATGGAATTAGAGGCGGTAGCAGCTGCTGTTATTGGAGGGACTATTCTTACCGGTGGAATTGGGAGTATCATTGGAACATCGATATGTGCCTTCCTTCTTAAGGAAGTCCAAGTAGGAATTGCGACTTATGGAATTCGAGTCGAATATTATAATGTTCTGGTAGGAATCTTGCTCATGATTGCTGCAGTAATTAATAGCGCCTTGATTAAAAAACTTCTAAAAACTTAA
- a CDS encoding ABC transporter permease, whose protein sequence is MKNILNHYRENQAATRDIPFKRKVTLRYEITVILALAIIFVFFSILSPNFLGPLILPGILLIGAELGILALGQTFVIIVGEIDLSIASVYGWAAVIATLLSNNGFPYPVSLIIAIAFGCMVGFLNGLITQKFKIPALIATLGMMWILRGNLIGLFGGSFISYKGKESILLQSLGGRIGYFPRLFFWFIGIALLLNYILYHTRIGNWIFATGGNRETARALGVNTTRSKIASFVICSALAAFAGGAYIGRIDWFMTRIGMSSMGYGLEIEAIAASIMGGTAFTGGKGSIIAVSIAAFAFSSFKSGLILIGATGYWIDAAVAVLLILFCLLQRMGRSSNHT, encoded by the coding sequence ATGAAAAACATACTTAATCATTATCGGGAAAATCAAGCAGCCACTCGGGATATACCATTTAAAAGAAAAGTCACCTTACGATACGAAATAACTGTTATCCTTGCCTTGGCAATTATTTTTGTATTTTTTTCAATATTATCTCCAAATTTCCTTGGACCGCTTATCCTTCCTGGAATACTCCTGATCGGGGCAGAATTGGGAATATTAGCCTTGGGTCAAACTTTTGTTATCATTGTAGGAGAAATTGATCTCTCGATAGCATCAGTTTATGGCTGGGCGGCAGTTATTGCCACTCTTTTGTCCAATAATGGTTTTCCTTATCCGGTCAGTTTAATTATTGCGATTGCTTTTGGATGCATGGTCGGTTTTTTGAACGGGTTAATAACTCAAAAGTTTAAAATTCCTGCTTTGATTGCGACCTTGGGCATGATGTGGATCTTGAGGGGAAATTTAATTGGGCTCTTTGGCGGCAGTTTTATTTCTTATAAAGGGAAAGAATCAATCCTGCTGCAATCACTTGGTGGTCGTATTGGCTATTTCCCACGTCTATTTTTCTGGTTTATTGGCATTGCCCTGCTACTCAATTATATTTTATACCATACCCGAATAGGGAATTGGATATTTGCAACTGGGGGAAATCGTGAAACCGCACGAGCTTTAGGTGTGAACACCACCCGGAGTAAAATTGCTTCTTTCGTTATTTGTTCTGCTTTAGCAGCTTTTGCGGGTGGGGCTTACATTGGAAGGATTGATTGGTTTATGACTCGGATTGGTATGAGTAGTATGGGTTATGGTTTAGAAATTGAGGCGATTGCAGCATCTATTATGGGAGGTACCGCTTTCACTGGAGGGAAAGGAAGTATCATTGCTGTTTCAATCGCAGCCTTTGCCTTTTCTTCTTTTAAAAGTGGTTTGATACTAATTGGAGCAACTGGTTACTGGATTGATGCCGCAGTAGCAGTTCTTCTTATCCTTTTTTGTCTTCTCCAACGAATGGGCCGCAGTAGTAATCATACTTGA